From one Lolium rigidum isolate FL_2022 chromosome 4, APGP_CSIRO_Lrig_0.1, whole genome shotgun sequence genomic stretch:
- the LOC124706673 gene encoding NAD-capped RNA hydrolase DXO1-like (The sequence of the model RefSeq protein was modified relative to this genomic sequence to represent the inferred CDS: added 132 bases not found in genome assembly) produces the protein MDFSEQDVDVFEEYDAGDGDGAEAEAEGGGGGASSGSSSPSSSSSSSAAASSSSSSGASSGRSSSGAAGGADEEGADDAEFDSLPTRHAAAGFRDEYEEEEEARDLFGSDNEDYVKTPARSNYLVPVLPQIRNTNFSRGGRGGRGPPLLPRPGGHPGGRNNFGHGGRFSYGNGRNVEGFVSEMKLNKSEETLSRKAVAFQEPCEFACYSRVDGGDVYFDDRSLRLFKRNICDYVGEDLNKGFETFTEKRDLGSQGFGDLLSCIRNSNLPLQNIHFVTYRNNLNKILATAYLKDPWKMGVHKRNGVVYLDVHKLPERPQSEIERRRCFWGYSFENLATENSIDEEGKGIDANVEYCSVIKTKLGAHRIIMGAEMDCCDATDDGRRFYVELKTSRELEYHTVEKYEKEKLLRFWIQSFLAGVSYVVVGFRNDAGVLVRTERLRTKDITQKVKAKNYWQGGVCLAFADEVLCWLYGTVKENEDYILQFAHPFQRLELLRAQSPCPETITRHVEELSGAAH, from the exons tcctcctccgccgccgcgtcctcctcctcctccagcggcgCCTCCAGCGgccgcagcagcagcggcgccgccggcggcgcggaCGAGGAGGGCGCCGACGACGCGGAGTTCGACTCGCTGCCCACCAGGCACGCGGCGGCCGGGTTCCGGGACgagtacgaggaggaagaggaggccagAGATTTGTTCGGCTCCGACAACGAGGACTACGTCAAGACCCCCGCCCGGAGCAACTACCTAGTTCCAG TGCTGCCCCAAATACGGAACACCAATTTTTCTCGGGGCGGACGAGGTGGCAGGGGCCCACCTCTTCTTCCAAGACCAGGAGGCCATCCAGGAGGACGGAATAATTTTGGCCACGGTGGGAGGTTTTCATATGGAAATGGGCGTAACGTTGAAGGTTTTGTTTCAGAAATGAAACTTAATAAGAGTGAAGAAACTCTATCCAGGAAAGCTGTTGCTTTTCAGGAG CCATGTGAGTTCGCATGCTACAGCCGTGTTGATGGTGGGGATGTATATTTTGATGATCGCAGCTTG AGGCTTTTCAAACGTAATATCTGCGACTATGTCGGTGAAGATCTCAATAAAGGATTTGAAACATTTACAGAGAAAAGAG ATTTGGGTTCTCAAGGATTTGGCGATCTTCTTTCATGCATAAGAAATTCAAACCTACCTCTTCAGAACATACATTTTGTG ACGTACCGCAACAACCTTAACAAG ATATTGGCCACAGCTTATCTAAAAGACCCATGGAAGATGGGTGTGCACAAAAGAAATGGTGTTGTGTACCTTGATGTCCATAAGCTCCCTGAAAGACCACAAAGCGAGATTGAGCGCAGGAG ATGTTTTTGGGGATATTCTTTTGAAAATCTTGCTACTGAGAACTCTATTGATGAGGAGGGAAAAGGTATTGATGCAAATGTAGAGTATTGTTCTGTAATAAAGACGAAATTGGGCGCGCATCGCATTATCATGGGTGCTGAGATGGACTGCTGCGATGCAACTGACGATGGTAGGCGGTTCTATGTGGAGTTGAAAACAAGCAGAGAG TTGGAGTACCATACGGTGGAGAAATATGAGAAAGAGAAGTTACTTAGGTTCTGG ATTCAATCATTCCTTGCTggtgtatcatatgttgtcgttggATTCAG GAATGATGCTGGTGTACTTGTACGAACTGAGAGATTAAGAACTAAAGATATCACACAGAAAGTGAAAGCAAAGAACTACTGGCAG GGTGGAGTCTGCCTGGCCTTTGCTGACGAGGTTTTATGCTGGCTGTATGGCACTGTCAAAGAAA ATGAAGACTATATTCTGCAATTTGCACACCCGTTCCAACGTTTGGAACTATTACGCGCCCAGTCTCCGTGCCCCGAGACAATAACTCGGCATGTGGAGGAGCTCTCTGGCGCAGCACACTAG